In the Geitlerinema sp. PCC 9228 genome, one interval contains:
- a CDS encoding pentapeptide repeat-containing protein: MKFKIAAIAALTATLGCTLPAVAYNPEHLRQLLVHNTCPGCDLRGAPLPGVDLEDANLLGADLRRANLRQANLRKTNLASADLRNADLTDADLEKANFGNGNFYDRDRFPGVANAERLDSVLKNAADLRDAKLSFANLDSANLDGANLYRAQLQNATLRKADLLRVNGVNADFSGADLTKANLTAASLRNANFSSSNLTEATISGTFFLNASLRNANLTDVYGRRLTEREPPAPTRFDFADLTQADLTGASLPHASFESATMRKTVLRDGNFSNAKLQEANLFMADLEGANLDGATLADSILPDGSIFQGDTAPNDL; the protein is encoded by the coding sequence ATGAAGTTCAAAATCGCTGCGATCGCTGCTTTAACCGCTACCTTGGGTTGTACCTTGCCGGCGGTAGCCTACAATCCCGAACACCTGCGACAGTTGTTGGTTCACAATACTTGTCCCGGTTGCGACCTCCGCGGTGCCCCTTTGCCTGGTGTAGACTTAGAAGATGCCAACCTCTTGGGTGCCGATTTGCGCCGCGCCAATTTACGCCAAGCCAACTTACGGAAAACTAATTTAGCCAGTGCCGACCTACGCAACGCCGATTTGACCGATGCCGATTTGGAGAAAGCCAATTTTGGCAACGGCAATTTTTACGATCGCGATCGCTTTCCCGGTGTTGCTAACGCGGAACGTTTGGATTCGGTGTTAAAAAACGCTGCGGATTTGCGCGATGCCAAGCTGAGTTTTGCCAATTTAGACTCGGCAAATTTAGATGGGGCCAATCTATACCGTGCCCAACTACAAAATGCAACCCTGCGCAAGGCCGATTTACTCCGCGTGAATGGGGTCAATGCCGATTTTTCTGGTGCGGATTTGACCAAAGCTAACTTAACGGCTGCCAGTTTGCGAAATGCCAACTTTAGCAGCAGCAACCTCACTGAGGCTACTATCAGTGGGACTTTTTTCCTCAATGCTTCCCTACGCAATGCCAATCTGACGGATGTTTACGGTAGAAGACTGACCGAACGGGAACCGCCAGCGCCGACACGCTTCGATTTTGCCGATTTGACCCAAGCGGATTTAACAGGTGCTAGTTTGCCCCATGCTAGCTTTGAGTCGGCTACTATGCGGAAAACGGTACTGCGAGATGGCAATTTTTCCAACGCCAAACTCCAAGAAGCCAATTTGTTTATGGCGGATTTGGAAGGTGCGAATCTCGATGGCGCTACCTTGGCGGATAGTATTTTGCCAGATGGCAGCATTTTCCAGGGAGATACCGCGCCGAACGACCTCTAA
- a CDS encoding dynamin family protein: MVDIASSPTVESVLSHFRDLLHELGQASVELANAYPDVFDDPDLKAQVAAFQKAYQEATERLENPALAIATFGTTSSGKSTLVNALVGRRVAPMLNQQMSGGVLKMKAADTSRLAIDETEGAQWETGEWSEIDDGETYDRVKNVMLSYHNIDFQQQEQGCMAPQITVYGPLLPADNRSLLNLPSSVDVEIIDLPGLKSVQDAANLRVIQPQVGKSCSLVALDYGQIDEQHRQRLLQELKDVVKSLNGRTDSMIFVLNRVDLRTEDNPPIEEDIQRLKEEIQSVLSLQETPDVIPLSSLFIYYAQCAWGTQGGHLQSEVDPKTRLAFLQAMFRDCGKLIKENTKRDKNWRRWFRDLEDDVEDGESISDERMRHVLHYALEWSGAQKLWDTLRFRVQQSFPQLVILPALNPVFKNFDVLVAKLETIAKTRKIDNQEKVEAQLERLKAERQALHKNLERLRKKFEESIADIRQDLRSDNVQRRQAAIDKAENQGMQGFKKLLGIVDTVRDEINFKLIIPVEEAWYAQASPYDLQDRLREVVHPYIAEEIGRGFDRIKDGLTHFEIESTDEDNEGNEESGYFTISAKLEDSDKIQQLEKIEEGLIRLYTGMEKALSQVAEFSIQAQAADLENILQEFARKQAEQVVAAVNEEFPELGLSKAIQADLNLILSSNPPELPENFFTLEKQIQSKTEVKEEQTGCETIEYTELEWFLFIIPWPVKKHDIKPIYDTFEYKALKVPYFTTISDEWRQGIFNSQEQLWDELSEWIIQYLDEISEQFTKAVEQVLDLMNRFLEEQLKVIEMKFEEEQNRWHQIEAEKDLLVELRTQLHNRIIGEIEDE, from the coding sequence ATGGTAGATATAGCATCTTCCCCTACAGTTGAGAGCGTTTTAAGTCATTTCCGGGACTTACTGCACGAACTAGGTCAGGCAAGCGTCGAGCTGGCGAATGCTTATCCAGATGTTTTTGACGACCCAGACTTAAAAGCTCAAGTGGCGGCGTTTCAGAAAGCATACCAAGAAGCGACGGAAAGATTGGAAAATCCAGCACTTGCGATCGCAACTTTTGGAACCACCTCCTCTGGCAAATCTACTCTCGTAAATGCTCTGGTTGGTCGTCGGGTAGCTCCCATGTTAAACCAACAAATGAGCGGTGGTGTCCTGAAAATGAAAGCTGCCGATACCTCGCGTTTGGCAATTGATGAGACAGAAGGCGCTCAGTGGGAAACGGGAGAATGGTCGGAAATCGATGATGGAGAGACTTATGACCGAGTTAAAAACGTCATGCTCTCCTATCACAATATTGATTTTCAGCAACAAGAACAGGGGTGTATGGCACCGCAAATCACCGTTTACGGTCCCCTGTTGCCGGCTGACAATCGCTCTTTGCTGAATCTTCCCTCCAGTGTAGATGTAGAAATCATTGATTTGCCAGGACTAAAATCGGTGCAAGATGCGGCGAATCTGCGCGTGATTCAACCCCAAGTGGGAAAATCTTGCAGTTTGGTTGCTTTGGATTACGGACAAATTGACGAACAACACCGGCAACGCTTGCTGCAAGAATTAAAGGATGTGGTCAAGTCCTTAAATGGTCGTACGGACTCAATGATTTTTGTTTTGAATCGCGTCGATTTGAGAACGGAAGACAATCCACCGATTGAAGAGGATATTCAAAGGTTAAAAGAAGAAATTCAATCCGTGCTATCCCTGCAAGAAACGCCAGATGTTATTCCATTAAGCTCTCTATTCATTTATTACGCGCAATGTGCTTGGGGAACGCAAGGTGGTCACCTTCAATCCGAAGTTGACCCAAAAACGCGGTTGGCATTTTTACAAGCCATGTTTCGCGACTGTGGAAAACTCATCAAGGAAAATACCAAGAGAGATAAAAATTGGCGTCGGTGGTTTCGAGACTTAGAAGATGATGTAGAAGATGGTGAATCTATCAGTGATGAAAGGATGCGGCATGTTCTTCACTACGCTCTAGAATGGAGTGGAGCGCAAAAACTTTGGGATACATTGCGATTTCGCGTTCAGCAGTCGTTTCCTCAACTTGTGATTCTACCCGCGTTAAATCCTGTATTTAAGAATTTTGATGTGTTGGTGGCAAAACTTGAGACCATTGCCAAAACTCGGAAAATTGATAACCAAGAAAAGGTAGAAGCACAATTAGAACGATTAAAAGCAGAGCGTCAAGCTTTACACAAGAATCTCGAACGATTGCGAAAGAAGTTTGAAGAATCAATTGCAGATATCAGACAAGATTTAAGAAGCGATAACGTTCAGCGCCGCCAGGCAGCTATAGACAAAGCTGAAAACCAAGGAATGCAGGGTTTTAAAAAGCTCCTGGGAATAGTCGATACTGTTAGAGACGAAATTAATTTTAAATTAATTATCCCTGTTGAGGAAGCTTGGTACGCTCAAGCATCACCTTATGATTTACAGGATCGATTAAGAGAAGTCGTTCATCCTTATATTGCAGAAGAAATAGGGAGAGGGTTTGACCGAATCAAAGACGGTTTAACACATTTTGAAATAGAAAGTACAGATGAAGACAATGAAGGCAATGAAGAATCGGGTTATTTTACCATTAGTGCGAAACTGGAAGATTCGGACAAAATACAGCAGCTAGAGAAAATAGAAGAAGGATTGATACGGCTGTATACTGGCATGGAAAAAGCCTTATCTCAAGTAGCGGAATTTAGCATCCAAGCTCAAGCCGCAGATTTAGAAAATATTTTGCAAGAATTTGCTAGGAAGCAAGCCGAACAAGTCGTTGCCGCCGTCAATGAAGAATTTCCCGAGTTGGGATTATCAAAAGCAATTCAAGCGGATTTGAATCTCATTCTTTCATCCAATCCTCCCGAACTTCCAGAGAATTTCTTTACTTTGGAGAAACAAATTCAATCAAAAACCGAAGTTAAAGAGGAACAAACGGGATGCGAAACCATAGAATATACCGAACTAGAATGGTTTTTGTTTATTATTCCATGGCCGGTTAAAAAACATGATATCAAACCTATTTACGACACGTTTGAATACAAGGCTTTAAAAGTTCCGTATTTTACAACGATTTCTGATGAGTGGCGGCAGGGAATTTTCAACTCGCAAGAGCAACTTTGGGATGAACTATCTGAATGGATCATCCAATACTTAGATGAAATCAGCGAACAATTTACGAAAGCTGTTGAGCAAGTTCTTGATTTAATGAATCGTTTTCTAGAAGAACAACTGAAAGTAATTGAAATGAAGTTTGAAGAAGAACAAAACCGTTGGCATCAAATTGAAGCGGAGAAAGATTTGCTTGTCGAACTTCGGACTCAATTGCACAATCGAATTATAGGAGAAATAGAAGATGAGTAA